The following are encoded in a window of Butyrivibrio sp. AE3004 genomic DNA:
- a CDS encoding ABC transporter substrate-binding protein has translation MKKRLVAIMMGCMLALSAIGCGADKTADTKAESTESVSEESASEEAAADTDAENNAVEDKEPESNENEVAGAENGDAEVAGTVSTDRSGNEITVPETVERIVSMAPSTTGILIDLGLADKIVACDTNSFASYGSELKADIPQFDMMTPDQEQIIALKADIIFTSGMSASQGIDVFETVRETGVCIADIPSSASLNDIEKDITFIGQCVGEVDAAQAIADDMQRKIDELSEIGNSISEDEKKNVLFELFTPSADNPIIYTAGNGTYINEMLETIGAKNVAASEAEQWPALSEEAAVAANPDVILTADMYTPDVINTILNTTGWENVTAIKNSEVYQLSSDAVNQPNQHVMDVMLEMAKYIYPEKYENVALNGAE, from the coding sequence ATGAAAAAAAGACTTGTAGCAATTATGATGGGGTGCATGCTGGCACTTTCTGCAATAGGCTGTGGCGCAGATAAGACAGCAGACACTAAGGCAGAGAGTACAGAATCTGTATCGGAAGAGTCAGCTTCGGAAGAGGCTGCTGCAGATACAGATGCTGAAAACAATGCTGTAGAAGATAAAGAACCGGAGAGCAATGAAAATGAGGTTGCCGGGGCAGAAAACGGGGATGCAGAAGTTGCAGGCACTGTGTCTACAGACAGAAGCGGTAATGAAATCACAGTTCCTGAGACTGTAGAGCGCATTGTTTCAATGGCACCATCTACAACTGGAATTCTTATAGATCTTGGCCTTGCAGATAAGATAGTCGCATGTGACACCAATTCATTTGCAAGCTATGGATCAGAGCTCAAAGCCGATATTCCCCAGTTCGATATGATGACGCCGGATCAGGAGCAGATCATTGCACTTAAAGCTGACATCATATTTACATCAGGAATGAGCGCAAGCCAGGGCATTGACGTATTTGAGACTGTTCGCGAGACAGGTGTTTGCATAGCTGATATTCCCAGCAGTGCATCTCTTAATGATATTGAGAAGGACATAACCTTCATCGGACAGTGCGTAGGTGAGGTAGATGCAGCACAGGCAATTGCGGATGATATGCAGAGAAAGATAGATGAGCTTTCTGAAATCGGAAACAGTATTTCCGAGGATGAAAAGAAGAACGTTCTTTTTGAGCTTTTCACTCCCTCAGCTGATAATCCGATTATTTACACGGCAGGAAACGGAACCTACATCAATGAAATGCTTGAAACTATCGGAGCTAAGAACGTTGCTGCATCAGAAGCCGAGCAGTGGCCGGCACTCTCAGAGGAAGCAGCAGTTGCAGCTAACCCCGATGTAATTCTTACAGCAGATATGTACACACCGGATGTTATAAACACTATACTTAATACAACCGGTTGGGAAAATGTTACTGCGATTAAAAATTCAGAAGTATATCAGCTTAGTAGTGATGCGGTTAACCAGCCAAATCAACATGTAATGGATGTCATGCTTGAGATGGCCAAATACATTTACCCTGAAAAATATGAGAATGTTGCACTAAACGGTGCTGAATAA
- a CDS encoding FecCD family ABC transporter permease: MNAKMKKAFRNPAFCIEKNMTYNSGKNTLKIIAAFIVGIIALLMGICLGSVNIQLTDTFSIIMAKLSGSAVKESVDPSLISILWEIRIPRALCAFFVGGAIAVSGAVIQSILQNPLASSYTLGVSSGACLGAAIVIITGIGGAFLGYFLLPAVGFGCGLLTVLLVILVATGLDSGFKNHTIILFGMIFSLFVNAIMTMLSALNKSHMQRLILWQLGTFSGRRFAHVAVIFVCLIIGMILIMLFHRELDILSFGDEEAQAVGVDNKRTKIILLILASFLTGVSVCFTGVIGFVDLTIPHIVRRIYGSAHKVVVPMSLILGGAFMTICDLLARTLMAPQEIPIGAITAFVGAPFFLWVYYKRRT; this comes from the coding sequence ATGAACGCAAAGATGAAAAAAGCTTTTAGAAATCCTGCGTTCTGTATAGAAAAAAATATGACTTATAATTCAGGAAAAAACACATTAAAAATCATAGCAGCATTTATCGTAGGAATTATAGCTCTTTTGATGGGAATTTGCCTTGGAAGCGTGAATATACAGCTAACCGATACTTTTTCGATAATCATGGCAAAGCTGTCAGGCAGTGCGGTAAAGGAATCCGTCGATCCTTCGCTTATTTCTATCCTGTGGGAGATAAGAATTCCAAGGGCACTTTGTGCTTTTTTTGTAGGAGGAGCCATTGCGGTCAGCGGAGCAGTAATACAGTCTATACTTCAGAATCCGTTAGCATCCTCATACACACTCGGGGTATCATCCGGAGCATGTCTCGGTGCTGCAATAGTAATTATTACGGGAATTGGTGGAGCATTTCTCGGATATTTTCTGCTTCCGGCGGTAGGCTTTGGATGCGGACTTTTGACTGTCCTTCTTGTTATATTAGTCGCAACCGGCCTTGATTCGGGATTTAAAAATCACACAATCATTCTATTCGGAATGATATTTTCACTTTTTGTAAATGCGATTATGACTATGCTCAGTGCACTGAACAAGAGTCACATGCAAAGACTTATCTTATGGCAGCTTGGGACTTTTTCGGGCAGACGTTTTGCTCATGTGGCTGTTATCTTTGTATGTCTTATCATCGGAATGATACTTATCATGCTTTTTCACAGGGAGCTTGATATTCTTTCCTTTGGCGATGAGGAGGCCCAAGCGGTAGGAGTTGATAATAAAAGGACCAAGATTATTCTTCTTATTCTGGCCTCATTTCTCACGGGAGTATCAGTATGTTTTACAGGTGTTATAGGCTTTGTGGATCTGACGATTCCTCATATAGTAAGACGGATATACGGTTCCGCACATAAGGTTGTAGTTCCTATGAGCCTTATACTAGGTGGAGCGTTTATGACAATCTGCGATCTGCTTGCAAGAACCCTTATGGCACCACAGGAGATACCAATAGGCGCGATTACGGCCTTTGTGGGAGCTCCGTTTTTCCTCTGGGTATATTATAAGAGGAGGACCTGA
- a CDS encoding ABC transporter ATP-binding protein: MGEKIIELKGVSAGYVKNRKNRKPQDEQLIIKDISLEIKEGHSVCLLGPNGCGKTTLLRVIAGMLPSYGEILLDGKNIHDLKRKEIASYISFFSQMSQVYFSYSVYETVMQGRYVHGSTFFSGAGAVDKEIVDETLEKLRLTDIADKQITTLSGGQLQRVMLARCIAQGSPVMILDEPMNHIDMKIQAELFDYLLEWRQKPVKMVGKREYKPTIIGVFHDINVARYLADEIAFISKGRILASGKKEEILTKELLERTYDFNVVEYLQRFNMQQLL; encoded by the coding sequence ATGGGCGAAAAAATCATTGAATTAAAGGGCGTATCAGCAGGATATGTGAAAAACAGAAAAAACAGGAAGCCTCAAGATGAGCAACTGATCATAAAGGACATTTCTCTTGAAATAAAGGAGGGGCACAGCGTGTGTCTTCTGGGTCCTAATGGCTGCGGTAAGACAACGCTCCTTCGAGTGATTGCAGGTATGCTTCCATCTTATGGAGAGATCCTGCTTGACGGAAAAAACATACATGATTTGAAGCGCAAGGAGATTGCATCATACATTTCCTTTTTCTCACAGATGTCTCAGGTGTACTTTTCATACAGTGTATATGAGACAGTGATGCAGGGACGTTATGTTCACGGAAGTACATTCTTTTCGGGGGCAGGCGCGGTAGATAAGGAGATTGTGGATGAGACGCTTGAAAAACTGAGACTTACTGATATAGCAGATAAGCAGATAACCACATTGTCAGGAGGACAGCTCCAGAGAGTTATGCTGGCAAGATGTATAGCGCAGGGGAGTCCGGTGATGATTCTCGATGAACCTATGAATCACATTGATATGAAGATACAGGCGGAGCTTTTTGACTATCTTCTGGAATGGCGGCAAAAGCCTGTGAAAATGGTCGGAAAAAGAGAGTATAAGCCTACCATAATAGGGGTTTTTCATGATATAAATGTCGCCCGGTATTTGGCTGACGAAATAGCTTTTATCTCAAAAGGACGAATCCTGGCTTCCGGAAAAAAGGAAGAAATTCTGACAAAAGAGCTTTTGGAAAGAACCTACGATTTTAATGTTGTGGAGTATCTGCAAAGATTCAATATGCAGCAGTTATTATAG
- a CDS encoding Gfo/Idh/MocA family protein, with protein MSSIHKFKKVKTAVIGCGMISDIYIRNLKELFDIIDLAAIANRSVNGAKEKANIYGIDRVMTIDEVAASQDIELVVNLTPADVHYSIVKQMLEAGKHVYTEKMFTTKLEEAEELMKIADDKNLLIAVAPDTVLGAGIQTARHYLDSGLIGGITSGFVSVNRDQCLMSELFRFLQQEGGAIPYDAGIYYIGALITLLGSVKRVSGFGAPALIHDKQLLFVKGNPDSWQIPGTNVLCGALEFESGVLVSIHFNGNNVGGEKTRFELFGTRGNMELGDPNRFDGEITISLPENEPVKMPFTHGFNGKNMLGDPKPFDGYGHRGVGVADLAYAIRQGRKNRLSKEYGYHCMEVLLGLDESIKSGKVYELKSRAEVEPLKPGFYSSMFDGTLRADAELSLV; from the coding sequence ATGAGTTCTATACATAAGTTTAAAAAGGTTAAAACAGCAGTTATTGGTTGCGGAATGATCAGCGATATATACATTCGTAATCTGAAAGAGCTGTTCGATATCATTGATCTTGCGGCAATAGCCAATCGCTCAGTAAATGGAGCCAAAGAAAAAGCCAATATTTATGGGATAGACAGGGTTATGACAATAGATGAGGTTGCAGCTTCTCAAGATATTGAGCTGGTTGTAAACCTTACACCTGCGGATGTGCATTATTCAATAGTAAAACAGATGCTTGAGGCAGGAAAACACGTATATACAGAGAAAATGTTTACAACAAAGCTTGAGGAAGCCGAAGAGCTTATGAAGATTGCCGATGATAAGAATCTGCTGATAGCGGTGGCGCCTGACACGGTTCTTGGGGCCGGCATACAGACAGCAAGGCATTACCTTGATTCCGGTCTTATAGGCGGGATTACTAGTGGCTTTGTCAGTGTAAACCGTGATCAGTGTCTTATGTCTGAGCTTTTCAGATTTTTACAGCAGGAAGGTGGAGCAATACCTTACGATGCGGGAATTTACTATATAGGTGCACTGATTACATTACTTGGCAGTGTGAAAAGGGTTTCAGGTTTTGGTGCACCTGCCCTGATTCATGATAAGCAGCTTTTGTTTGTAAAAGGCAATCCGGATTCCTGGCAGATTCCCGGTACAAATGTACTTTGCGGAGCATTGGAATTTGAGAGCGGAGTGCTTGTTTCAATTCATTTTAACGGAAACAATGTCGGAGGTGAGAAGACCAGATTTGAACTGTTTGGTACCAGAGGCAATATGGAGCTTGGAGATCCAAACAGGTTTGATGGTGAAATAACAATATCTCTTCCGGAAAATGAACCCGTGAAAATGCCTTTTACACATGGTTTTAACGGTAAAAATATGTTGGGAGATCCAAAACCTTTTGACGGATACGGTCACCGCGGAGTGGGCGTTGCAGATCTGGCATATGCCATCAGGCAGGGTAGGAAAAACAGACTCAGTAAAGAGTATGGATATCATTGCATGGAAGTACTTCTCGGACTTGATGAATCGATCAAATCAGGAAAAGTTTATGAACTTAAATCAAGAGCAGAGGTTGAACCATTAAAGCCGGGATTCTATTCTTCCATGTTTGACGGCACGCTCAGAGCTGATGCAGAGCTGTCACTTGTGTAA
- a CDS encoding vWA domain-containing protein, giving the protein MKRKTLLVLALVASITLTACAQPTVPENNQSVQEQGTEQDDKDTAQTGKKEEEKPAKSSSEMDKLVNNAGEAYEDYLKKGRSYEEADTAASAPGIINGISSLFGASKSCDSAAMATEAAVEESCEAACEDTYEEACVEEPGAFEEPVIWDTESYRKISESGFTSVSTQPFSTFGADTDTAVYSNLRRKILGHEYDWYGYGIDNDAIRIEEMVNYFKYDYKDPENGEKFGVTTTLNPCPWNEDTLLLKIGLKTEESTPEKGSNIVFLIDTSGSMYDFDKLPLVQEAFKVLTDGLDENDRVSIVTYAGSSEVVAEGVSGDKHSKIKDMIDRLEAGGSTNGSEGIITAYKIAENNFIEGGNNRVILATDGDLNVGTTSEAGLIELIEKERETGVMFSCLGFGTGNYQDDKMEALADHGNGNYAYIDCPDEAERVLKNELWSTIYTVAKDTKFQVEFNPETVEGYRLVGYENRKMAAEDFADDTKDGGEIGSNQCVTVLYEIVPAGSAMDMPKVQSKYQKNEKETSKDPSGELLTVNIRYKAPEASESVLREYPVTYDMLEETMDDDTSWACGVAQFGMLMRNSENKGTTTYDSVYNRLKGLSGVADNTAKLEFLYMVKKVGKDPSQYISDYQENVSCDNDVNTSNTDGYDDYYGIADEFTDGF; this is encoded by the coding sequence ATGAAAAGAAAAACATTACTGGTACTTGCACTTGTAGCATCAATAACACTCACAGCCTGCGCACAGCCGACAGTCCCGGAAAATAATCAGTCTGTACAGGAACAGGGTACAGAGCAGGATGATAAAGATACTGCCCAAACCGGGAAAAAAGAAGAGGAAAAACCTGCTAAATCATCATCTGAAATGGATAAGCTTGTTAATAATGCAGGAGAAGCATATGAGGACTACCTTAAAAAGGGAAGGTCATATGAAGAAGCAGATACTGCAGCATCTGCCCCGGGTATTATAAATGGTATAAGTAGTTTATTCGGTGCATCAAAGAGCTGTGATTCGGCAGCAATGGCAACTGAAGCAGCAGTAGAGGAAAGCTGTGAGGCAGCATGCGAGGATACGTATGAAGAAGCCTGCGTAGAAGAACCGGGTGCCTTCGAAGAACCTGTTATCTGGGATACCGAGTCATACAGGAAAATTTCGGAGTCCGGGTTTACATCAGTAAGCACGCAGCCCTTTTCAACATTTGGTGCTGACACAGACACTGCAGTGTATTCAAATCTTCGCAGAAAAATTCTTGGCCATGAATATGACTGGTATGGATACGGTATAGACAACGATGCCATCCGTATAGAAGAGATGGTGAATTATTTTAAATATGATTACAAGGATCCGGAAAACGGGGAAAAATTTGGTGTAACAACAACTCTTAATCCCTGTCCATGGAACGAAGATACACTTCTTCTGAAAATCGGTTTAAAAACAGAGGAATCTACCCCTGAGAAAGGAAGTAATATAGTTTTCCTTATTGATACCTCAGGCTCAATGTACGATTTTGATAAGCTTCCGCTTGTTCAGGAGGCTTTTAAAGTACTCACCGATGGGCTTGATGAGAATGACCGTGTTTCAATAGTAACATACGCAGGCTCTTCCGAAGTTGTTGCGGAGGGTGTATCAGGAGATAAGCATTCAAAAATTAAGGACATGATCGACAGGCTTGAGGCAGGCGGTTCAACAAACGGAAGCGAAGGAATCATTACTGCCTACAAGATTGCTGAAAATAACTTTATCGAAGGAGGAAATAACCGCGTAATCCTGGCAACAGACGGAGATCTTAACGTAGGAACAACATCTGAAGCAGGACTTATAGAGCTTATTGAAAAAGAGAGGGAAACAGGAGTTATGTTCTCTTGCCTCGGCTTTGGTACAGGCAATTATCAGGATGACAAGATGGAAGCCCTTGCCGATCATGGAAACGGTAATTATGCATATATTGACTGCCCCGATGAGGCAGAGCGTGTTTTAAAGAACGAGCTCTGGTCAACAATTTACACGGTTGCAAAGGATACAAAGTTTCAGGTTGAGTTCAATCCGGAAACAGTGGAAGGATATCGCCTCGTTGGATATGAGAACAGAAAGATGGCTGCTGAGGATTTTGCTGATGATACAAAGGACGGCGGTGAAATAGGCTCAAATCAGTGTGTTACTGTCCTCTATGAGATAGTTCCCGCAGGTTCAGCAATGGATATGCCCAAGGTACAGTCAAAATATCAGAAAAATGAAAAAGAAACCTCAAAAGATCCTTCCGGAGAGCTTCTTACTGTAAACATCAGATACAAAGCGCCTGAAGCATCTGAAAGCGTCCTTAGGGAATATCCCGTAACATACGATATGCTCGAAGAGACTATGGACGATGATACTTCATGGGCATGCGGAGTCGCACAGTTTGGTATGCTTATGAGAAATTCAGAGAACAAGGGAACAACTACCTATGACTCTGTATACAACAGACTTAAAGGCCTTTCAGGAGTGGCTGATAACACAGCAAAACTCGAGTTCCTGTATATGGTAAAGAAGGTTGGCAAAGATCCTTCACAGTATATTTCGGATTATCAAGAAAATGTATCTTGTGATAATGATGTCAATACATCAAATACAGATGGCTATGATGATTATTACGGGATTGCTGATGAATTTACAGATGGATTTTGA
- a CDS encoding DUF2798 domain-containing protein, whose protein sequence is MLPQNKFQDVIFTIFMAFVMVYAMICYNISLNVGGMQNFIFLAAFKEMLIMLPVAVLIELLFVGKLAQKLAFRFVTPGKDPMIMIILGISAMSVCLMCPMMSLVATILFKDAGSEFIAVWLQTTVKNFPMALCWQIFFAGPLVRNVFGFFVNKFSRKEIIECKG, encoded by the coding sequence ATGTTACCACAGAACAAGTTTCAAGATGTTATTTTCACTATTTTTATGGCTTTTGTCATGGTTTATGCAATGATCTGCTACAATATTTCTCTTAATGTAGGAGGCATGCAGAACTTCATTTTTCTTGCAGCATTTAAGGAAATGCTTATCATGTTGCCGGTGGCAGTTTTAATAGAACTGTTATTTGTCGGAAAGCTTGCTCAGAAGCTGGCATTTAGATTTGTTACTCCGGGAAAGGATCCTATGATAATGATTATTCTGGGTATCTCTGCCATGAGCGTATGTCTGATGTGTCCTATGATGAGCCTTGTAGCTACAATCCTTTTCAAGGATGCCGGTTCCGAGTTCATTGCAGTGTGGCTTCAGACAACAGTTAAGAACTTTCCGATGGCCCTCTGCTGGCAGATATTCTTCGCAGGGCCCCTGGTTAGAAATGTATTTGGCTTTTTTGTGAATAAATTTTCCAGAAAAGAAATAATTGAATGTAAAGGCTAA
- a CDS encoding CAP domain-containing protein, translated as MAVLIMATSMQGIQTFAADTIVTLPVTGTYEQTSARAMLDSINDFRTGSEAWYWNNTDTEKIQCKDLPKLEYDYDLEKTAMLRAMEIAVYYSHTRPNGKAPFSAYSKFMSAGENIAYGFPTASAVFEAWKEDDFSYSGQGHRRNMLSSANTCVAIGHVVRNGVHFWVQEFRSPTVSTTETKVLNDKETVDIDFLSSKLEYKAAPSVINVTYGESYDLTTIKENVYYQGRSYGNGAILTKAIDTFTVSDNSVIEVSGTTLTGKNAGSADLKGKLSNGTDFSIPVTIEAVNIYSANCSDISDQTSTGAPLTPQVMLTYKDKTLTKDTDYTLTYSNNIDAGYGKISIEGIGNFTGLKTVYFLIKNPPKEEKKDTDSNANWSKNNESSNDTTNKDVATAPTNVQSFSLTKAKKSFSVNWYSNSKADGYEIQYATNKKFTGSKIKTCKASKSSLKIKKLKSGKKYYVRIRSFKKTGDKKLYSTWSKIKKVKVK; from the coding sequence TTGGCAGTACTAATTATGGCAACTTCCATGCAGGGTATTCAAACTTTTGCGGCAGACACAATAGTCACGCTCCCTGTCACCGGCACATATGAACAGACCAGTGCACGCGCTATGCTGGATTCCATAAACGATTTCAGAACCGGATCGGAAGCATGGTATTGGAACAATACAGATACAGAAAAAATCCAGTGCAAAGATCTTCCGAAACTTGAATATGACTACGACCTTGAAAAAACAGCAATGTTACGAGCCATGGAAATAGCTGTTTACTATTCGCATACGAGACCAAATGGTAAGGCTCCCTTTTCAGCATATTCCAAGTTCATGAGCGCCGGTGAGAACATCGCCTACGGATTCCCAACCGCATCAGCTGTATTCGAAGCATGGAAAGAAGATGATTTTAGTTATTCCGGACAGGGGCATCGCAGAAATATGCTTAGTTCTGCAAATACCTGCGTTGCAATAGGACATGTTGTGCGTAATGGAGTGCATTTCTGGGTTCAGGAATTCCGTTCTCCCACTGTTTCTACTACCGAAACGAAAGTCCTTAATGATAAGGAAACTGTAGATATAGATTTTCTCTCGTCTAAACTCGAGTATAAAGCAGCACCTTCCGTCATCAATGTGACATATGGTGAAAGTTATGACTTAACTACTATCAAGGAGAATGTTTACTATCAAGGCAGAAGCTATGGTAATGGTGCCATTCTCACAAAGGCCATAGATACATTTACTGTGTCCGATAACTCGGTCATTGAAGTTTCCGGGACCACGCTCACAGGCAAAAATGCCGGATCTGCCGATTTGAAAGGAAAGCTCTCAAATGGAACTGATTTTTCTATTCCTGTAACTATTGAAGCTGTAAATATTTATTCCGCAAATTGTTCGGATATTTCAGACCAGACAAGTACAGGTGCACCGTTAACTCCACAAGTTATGCTAACCTACAAAGACAAGACGCTTACTAAGGACACGGATTACACTTTAACGTACTCAAACAACATTGATGCCGGATATGGCAAAATTAGTATAGAAGGCATCGGTAACTTTACCGGATTAAAAACTGTCTACTTTCTGATTAAAAATCCTCCAAAAGAGGAAAAAAAGGATACCGATAGTAATGCCAATTGGTCTAAAAACAACGAGAGTTCTAATGACACCACAAATAAGGATGTAGCCACGGCTCCCACCAATGTACAATCATTTTCCCTTACCAAGGCTAAGAAGAGCTTTTCAGTCAACTGGTACAGCAATTCAAAAGCAGATGGATACGAAATACAGTATGCTACTAACAAAAAGTTTACCGGAAGTAAGATTAAGACTTGCAAAGCATCCAAAAGCTCTCTTAAAATCAAGAAGCTCAAATCCGGCAAAAAATATTATGTACGTATTCGTTCTTTTAAGAAGACTGGTGATAAAAAGCTCTACTCTACATGGAGCAAGATTAAAAAGGTAAAAGTGAAATAG
- a CDS encoding PD-(D/E)XK nuclease domain-containing protein has product MHTYTGRIDCKVETEDYIYLFEFKRDESAEEALNQIDDKDYALSFVADSRKLFKIGVSFDSEERKLIGWEVSESN; this is encoded by the coding sequence ATGCATACTTATACAGGTCGTATAGATTGCAAGGTTGAAACAGAGGATTATATCTATTTGTTTGAATTTAAACGGGATGAATCTGCAGAAGAAGCGCTAAACCAGATTGATGATAAGGATTATGCACTTTCGTTTGTAGCTGATTCCAGAAAGCTATTCAAGATTGGAGTATCTTTTGATTCCGAGGAGAGAAAACTTATCGGTTGGGAAGTGAGTGAATCAAACTAA